The DNA segment CTTTGATTTCCAGCGATTCTCGAGAATTCTCGAGGATTCTCGGCGTCTCGGGGCTTCGTTGTCGGGGGTTCCGTTTAGTATCAAACGCATGTTCGAGGGCTTCGACAGCGAACTGAATAACCTGGGTTCCGGGATCGACGATGTGACGGTCCTGTTCGAGCTGCAACGCCGTTTGGATCTACACATGATCGACGTGTTGGGCGAACTGGACGCTGTTGGGATGACCGACATCGTCGAAGGCCTGTCCACCAAAGCGTGGGTGTCGAAGACCGCTCGTTGTTCCGGGGTGACCGCGGCGCGACGGGTGTCGGTGGCTCGGGCGGTGCGGCGCCGGTATCGACCCGACGTGTTGGACCGGCTCCGCTCCGGTGTTGCGGGGTTTGATCACCTGGTCGTGATCGGACGGTGGTCGAACCCGAGGATCGAACCCACCTGGTCCGACAACGCCGGACCAATGCTGGACCTCGCGGAACATTTGACGTTCGCGAAATGGGAGAAAGTCATCGCCGCGTTGGCACGCCTCGTCGACACCGACGGCACCGAACCCGCCCCACCAGCAGAAGAGTCCTGGCTCGACCTGCGCGACATCCACGGCCCCGACGGTGTCATCGGTGTGGAAATCGTCGGAGAGTTCTTCGGCGACTACGCGGAGGTTGTACGCCAGGCCATCACCGACGCCACCGCACGTCACCGCAAACAGGTCCGCAACGACGCTGAACAGTTCGACCGGTCACCGACGACATCAGAATCCCAACTACGGGCGAAAGCGTTGATGGACCTGTGCCGGTTCGGCACCCAGTTCACCCTGTCGGGTAACTACCGGCCAGGAACCGCCGAAGTCACCATCATCTTGCAGGCCGACGAACACGGTAAACCACGCGCGTATTCGCCTACGGGTGATCCACTCACCGCGGACGTGATCGAACGGATGATGTGTGACCCAGAACTACGTGCCGTGCTGTTGGACTCGTTGGGCCAACCGCTCGATGTTGGCCATAGCGTCCGGTTGGCGACCGATGCTCAACGCGCCGCACTCGCCGCACGCGACGGGGGGTGTTGTTTCCCCGGCTGCGAAGCACCCGCCCACCACACCGAAGCCCACCACGTCCGCCATCACCGCAACGGCGGCGCAACCGCGGTCAACAACCTGGCGTGTCTGTGCCCACACCACCACGGACTCGTACACCGCGTCGGAT comes from the Microthrixaceae bacterium genome and includes:
- a CDS encoding DUF222 domain-containing protein, with the translated sequence MFEGFDSELNNLGSGIDDVTVLFELQRRLDLHMIDVLGELDAVGMTDIVEGLSTKAWVSKTARCSGVTAARRVSVARAVRRRYRPDVLDRLRSGVAGFDHLVVIGRWSNPRIEPTWSDNAGPMLDLAEHLTFAKWEKVIAALARLVDTDGTEPAPPAEESWLDLRDIHGPDGVIGVEIVGEFFGDYAEVVRQAITDATARHRKQVRNDAEQFDRSPTTSESQLRAKALMDLCRFGTQFTLSGNYRPGTAEVTIILQADEHGKPRAYSPTGDPLTADVIERMMCDPELRAVLLDSLGQPLDVGHSVRLATDAQRAALAARDGGCCFPGCEAPAHHTEAHHVRHHRNGGATAVNNLACLCPHHHGLVHRVGWAMHITTDGWTLYTHPCGITIWGQQHGVQRQGPLPEELNTQPEPPARPKVKVRGGTVDLADAIATIRRRYDRMAATPDTRMYRPHDARRSNTGRNSGRSSRTGGATRAGRPTVGQLSLTPTKPPQPPIRQ